A single window of Gammaproteobacteria bacterium DNA harbors:
- a CDS encoding extracellular solute-binding protein yields MKFRRLLLCAALALVSASALAADKVLYLYNWSEYLPESVIEGFEKETGIKVVYSTFDSNEAMYAKLRLVDAKNSYDLVVPSTYYVSKMRKEGLLAPIDKGKLIGFDKIDPKLLNRFFDPGNEYSVPYLWGSTGIAINTDKVKPGSVTKWADLWRPEFKDRLLLTNDMREVFHVGLRVLGYSGNSTDPKQIEAAYKKLTTLVPNVRVYDSEAPRMPYLEGETDAGMIWNGEAYQAHGENPAIEYIYPEEGAALWMDSLVIPKNARNVDSAYRFINFVLRPEVGKAISEEIGYATPNMGSLALLDETLRNDRTVYPNTMDLKNTEFQVDVGDAVKVYEKYWELLKAGRD; encoded by the coding sequence ATGAAATTCCGCCGTCTCCTGCTGTGCGCCGCCCTGGCGCTGGTCTCCGCGTCCGCGCTCGCCGCGGACAAGGTACTGTACCTGTACAACTGGTCGGAATACCTGCCCGAGTCGGTGATCGAGGGGTTCGAGAAGGAGACCGGGATCAAGGTGGTGTATTCCACCTTCGACAGCAACGAGGCGATGTACGCCAAGCTGCGGCTGGTCGACGCCAAGAACAGCTACGACCTGGTGGTGCCCTCGACCTACTATGTGAGCAAGATGCGCAAGGAAGGTCTGCTGGCGCCGATCGACAAGGGCAAGCTCATCGGGTTCGACAAGATCGACCCCAAGCTGCTCAACCGCTTTTTCGATCCCGGCAATGAATACAGCGTCCCCTATCTGTGGGGCAGTACCGGCATCGCGATCAACACCGATAAGGTCAAGCCCGGTTCGGTCACCAAGTGGGCCGATCTGTGGCGGCCCGAGTTCAAGGACCGCCTGCTGTTGACCAACGACATGCGCGAGGTGTTCCATGTCGGCTTGCGCGTGCTGGGATATTCGGGCAATTCCACCGACCCGAAACAGATCGAGGCCGCCTACAAGAAGCTCACCACGCTGGTGCCGAACGTGCGCGTCTATGACTCCGAGGCGCCGCGCATGCCCTATCTGGAGGGCGAGACCGACGCCGGCATGATCTGGAACGGCGAGGCGTACCAGGCCCACGGCGAGAATCCCGCCATCGAATATATCTATCCGGAAGAGGGCGCCGCGCTGTGGATGGACAGCCTGGTTATCCCGAAGAACGCGCGCAACGTCGACAGCGCCTACCGCTTCATCAACTTCGTACTGCGCCCCGAGGTGGGCAAGGCGATCAGCGAGGAGATCGGTTACGCCACGCCGAACATGGGCAGCCTGGCGCTGCTCGACGAGACGCTGCGTAACGACCGCACGGTCTATCCCAACACGATGGATCTCAAGAACACCGAGTTCCAGGTCGATGTCGGCGACGCAGTGAAAGTCTACGAGAAATACTGGGAGCTGTTGAAGGCCGGGCGGGATTGA
- a CDS encoding citrate synthase: MTEKAILTVKDKQIELPLVTGSEGRPAVDVSQLLGQTGLTTFDPALANTAVCRSAITYIDGEQGVLRYRGIPIEQFAHSPSFVEVAWLLIFGHLPKAPELAYFRERLTANELLHEGLKNQFHYIPTDAPPMAILSAMVSNLACFHKQFLELEDADKLVEAAARLISKVRTIAAFSYRRSRGLPFIYPDPNLRYCANFLHMMFSLPYRQYVAPPEIEEALNLIFILHADHEQNCSTTAVRVVGSARANLFASCAAGVSALWGPLHGGANVEVIEMLERIHRGGLSPEQCIRDAKDKNNPFRLYGFGHRVYRNFDPRARMLKTLCEKVLPNLRYKDPLLDIARKLEDLALADPYFIERKLYPNVDFYSGILLRGMGIPTNMFTVIFAIGRLPGWVAHWKEQHDDANARIMRPRQIYTGSPQIDYIPIDRR, encoded by the coding sequence ATGACGGAAAAGGCCATTCTGACGGTCAAGGACAAGCAGATCGAACTCCCGCTCGTCACGGGGTCGGAAGGCCGGCCCGCCGTCGACGTCTCCCAGTTGCTGGGCCAGACCGGCCTGACCACGTTCGATCCGGCGCTCGCCAACACCGCGGTGTGTCGCAGCGCCATCACCTACATCGACGGTGAGCAGGGCGTGCTGCGCTATCGCGGCATCCCGATCGAGCAGTTCGCGCACAGCCCGAGCTTCGTCGAGGTGGCCTGGCTGCTGATCTTCGGCCATCTGCCGAAGGCGCCCGAACTCGCCTATTTCCGCGAGCGCCTGACCGCGAACGAACTGCTGCACGAGGGACTCAAGAACCAGTTCCACTACATCCCGACGGACGCGCCGCCGATGGCGATCCTGTCCGCCATGGTCAGTAACCTGGCCTGTTTCCACAAGCAGTTTCTCGAGCTGGAGGATGCCGACAAGCTGGTGGAGGCCGCCGCGCGCCTGATCAGCAAGGTGCGCACCATCGCGGCCTTCTCCTACCGCCGCTCGCGCGGCCTGCCGTTCATCTACCCGGATCCGAACCTGCGCTATTGCGCGAACTTCCTCCACATGATGTTCTCGCTGCCGTACCGGCAGTATGTCGCGCCGCCGGAGATCGAGGAGGCGCTGAACCTGATCTTCATCCTGCACGCGGATCACGAACAGAACTGCAGCACGACGGCGGTGCGTGTGGTCGGGTCGGCGCGTGCGAACCTGTTCGCCTCCTGCGCGGCCGGCGTCTCGGCCCTGTGGGGGCCGCTACACGGCGGCGCGAACGTGGAAGTGATCGAGATGCTCGAGCGCATCCACCGCGGCGGCCTGTCGCCCGAGCAGTGCATCCGCGACGCCAAGGACAAGAACAATCCGTTCCGCCTGTACGGTTTCGGCCATCGCGTCTACCGCAATTTCGATCCGCGCGCGCGGATGCTGAAGACGCTGTGCGAGAAGGTGCTGCCGAACCTGCGCTACAAGGATCCGCTGCTCGACATCGCGCGCAAGCTGGAGGACCTCGCGCTGGCCGATCCGTATTTCATCGAGCGCAAGCTCTATCCGAACGTCGACTTCTACAGCGGCATCCTGTTGCGCGGCATGGGCATCCCGACCAATATGTTCACGGTCATCTTCGCCATCGGCCGCCTGCCGGGCTGGGTCGCGCACTGGAAGGAGCAGCACGACGACGCCAACGCCCGCATCATGCGCCCGCGTCAGATCTATACCGGCTCGCCCCAGATCGATTACATCCCCATCGACAGACGCTAG
- a CDS encoding YchJ family protein, with protein MNPCPCNSGQDYEACCGPVIRGEHPAATAEALMRSRYSAFARKELDHLETSLHPDSRTDHDPEATRRWADKAEWLGLEIVDSTGGGPEDEEGTVEFIATYRQKGVTHAHHEVGEFRRHKGRWYYTDGHMVTPGTVRNEGPRVGRNDPCPCGSGKKYKKCCG; from the coding sequence ATGAATCCGTGCCCCTGCAATTCAGGCCAGGACTATGAGGCCTGCTGCGGCCCGGTAATCCGCGGCGAGCACCCCGCGGCCACCGCCGAGGCGCTGATGCGCTCGCGCTACAGTGCGTTCGCGCGCAAGGAACTCGATCATCTCGAGACCAGCCTGCACCCCGATTCGCGCACCGACCACGATCCGGAAGCCACACGGCGCTGGGCGGACAAGGCGGAATGGCTCGGGCTGGAGATCGTCGACAGCACGGGCGGCGGTCCCGAAGACGAGGAAGGGACCGTCGAGTTCATCGCCACCTACCGCCAGAAGGGCGTGACCCACGCCCACCACGAGGTCGGCGAATTCCGCCGTCACAAGGGACGCTGGTATTACACCGACGGCCACATGGTGACCCCCGGCACCGTGCGCAACGAAGGCCCCAGGGTCGGCCGCAACGACCCCTGCCCCTGCGGCAGCGGCAAGAAATACAAGAAGTGCTGCGGGTAG
- a CDS encoding glycine zipper 2TM domain-containing protein — protein MNTLTPTTGLAILTLMLAPTAYADHARQDGHRPQHRGHDGYARVVRVEPVIREIVVRAPMRECRLEETRYPTHDHPRRDVVGPMIVGGIIGGALGHQIGAGSGRDAATLLGALIGSSIARDAAQGGTPVSYATVHEERCRIVHRTRVEHRTEAYRVTYRHRDEPHGTRTHHDPGTHKYRSRD, from the coding sequence ATGAACACGCTGACCCCCACCACCGGCCTGGCCATCCTGACGCTGATGCTGGCGCCCACCGCCTACGCCGATCATGCACGGCAAGATGGCCATCGTCCGCAACACCGCGGGCACGACGGCTACGCGCGCGTCGTCCGCGTCGAACCCGTCATCCGGGAGATTGTCGTGCGCGCACCGATGCGTGAGTGCCGCCTGGAGGAAACCCGTTACCCGACGCATGACCACCCGCGCCGCGACGTCGTGGGGCCGATGATCGTCGGCGGCATCATCGGCGGCGCGCTCGGTCATCAGATCGGCGCCGGATCCGGCCGGGACGCCGCCACCCTGCTCGGCGCACTGATCGGCTCCTCGATCGCGCGCGACGCCGCGCAGGGCGGGACACCGGTGAGCTACGCGACCGTCCATGAGGAACGCTGCCGCATCGTGCATCGCACGCGGGTGGAACACCGCACCGAAGCCTACCGCGTGACCTACCGCCATCGCGACGAGCCGCACGGCACGCGGACGCACCATGATCCGGGTACGCACAAGTACCGGTCCAGGGATTAA
- the potC gene encoding spermidine/putrescine ABC transporter permease PotC, producing MWRRLRHAYLWVVYLLLYAPIAVLVAYSFNASKNPYRWGGFSLDWYARLLDNELLLRAAANSLLLAVCAATLTTLVGTLTAIALQRYRFRGKALFNGMLFVVMMSPDIVLAISLLTLFILVGLQLGFVSLLLAHITFCLPFVVVTVYSRLVGFNPQILEAARDLGAGEFHMIRTVLLPIIFPAVLAGWLLGFTLSIDDVVVSTFVTGPTFEILPLRIYSMVRLGIRPEVNALATVLLVLSLAALALSHFLLAKREGNPA from the coding sequence ATGTGGCGCCGGCTTAGGCACGCCTATCTGTGGGTGGTCTATCTGCTGCTCTATGCGCCGATCGCGGTGCTGGTCGCGTACTCGTTCAACGCCTCCAAGAACCCCTATCGCTGGGGCGGCTTCAGCCTCGACTGGTACGCCCGCCTGCTCGACAACGAGCTGCTCCTGCGCGCGGCCGCCAATTCGCTGCTGCTCGCGGTGTGCGCCGCGACGCTGACCACGCTGGTCGGAACCCTGACCGCGATCGCGCTGCAGCGCTACCGCTTCCGCGGCAAGGCACTGTTCAACGGCATGCTGTTCGTCGTCATGATGTCGCCGGACATCGTGCTGGCGATCTCCCTGCTGACCCTGTTCATCCTGGTCGGTCTCCAGCTCGGTTTCGTGTCGCTGCTGCTCGCGCACATCACCTTTTGTTTGCCTTTCGTGGTGGTGACCGTATATTCTCGTCTCGTCGGCTTCAATCCGCAGATCCTCGAGGCCGCGCGCGATCTCGGGGCCGGGGAGTTCCACATGATTCGGACCGTGCTGCTGCCCATCATCTTCCCCGCCGTGCTCGCGGGCTGGCTGCTCGGCTTCACGCTGTCGATCGACGACGTCGTGGTGAGCACCTTCGTCACCGGTCCGACCTTCGAGATCCTCCCGCTGCGCATCTATTCCATGGTCCGGCTCGGCATCCGGCCCGAGGTGAACGCCCTTGCCACGGTGCTGCTGGTGCTGTCGCTGGCCGCGCTCGCGCTTTCGCATTTTCTATTGGCCAAACGAGAAGGAAATCCCGCATGA
- a CDS encoding DUF4156 domain-containing protein yields the protein MKVNKIAMVAAIAMTLQACAWVELTPAGEKTRVLSAAEVTHCKRLGTTTASVKAELAGIDRAPERVQQELEALARNSAAADLKGDTIVPIGKPKDGKQVFEVYRCVP from the coding sequence GTGAAGGTGAACAAGATCGCGATGGTGGCCGCTATCGCCATGACACTGCAGGCCTGCGCCTGGGTCGAGCTGACCCCGGCGGGAGAAAAGACGCGCGTGCTGAGCGCCGCGGAGGTGACGCACTGCAAGCGGCTCGGGACGACCACCGCGAGCGTGAAGGCCGAACTGGCGGGCATCGACCGCGCCCCGGAGCGTGTGCAGCAGGAACTCGAGGCGCTGGCGCGCAACTCGGCGGCGGCGGATCTGAAGGGCGATACCATCGTCCCGATCGGCAAGCCCAAGGACGGCAAACAGGTGTTCGAAGTATATCGCTGCGTGCCCTAG
- the potB gene encoding spermidine/putrescine ABC transporter permease PotB, whose amino-acid sequence MKTRTPFKTAVLAVTWGWMIVFVLLPNLLVFASSFLQRDELEFVRLPVTLENYTRLLDPLYGDVMLHSLWMAAVTTVVCLLLGYPFAFAVSRFPARLKPLLIFLVIVPFWTNSLVRTYAMKLLLSTNGLVNDLLLALGLIDAPLRMLYTEGAVIAGLVYILLPFMILPLYAVFEQLRRDLLEASYDLGAGHWGTFVRVVLPLTLPGVIAGCLLVLLPAMGMFFTADVLGGAKNLLVGNIIKNQFLDARDWPFGAAASLMLTIVMALLLLAYYRSVKLIRRRGSDVAPA is encoded by the coding sequence ATGAAGACTAGGACGCCGTTCAAGACCGCCGTGCTGGCGGTGACCTGGGGCTGGATGATCGTCTTCGTCCTGCTGCCCAATCTGCTGGTGTTCGCCAGCAGCTTCCTGCAGCGGGACGAGTTGGAATTCGTGCGGCTGCCCGTCACGCTGGAGAATTACACCCGCCTGCTCGATCCGCTCTACGGCGATGTGATGCTGCACTCGCTGTGGATGGCGGCGGTGACCACGGTCGTATGTCTGCTGCTGGGTTATCCCTTCGCCTTCGCGGTGAGCCGCTTTCCGGCGCGCCTGAAGCCGCTGCTGATCTTCCTGGTGATCGTGCCGTTCTGGACCAACTCGCTGGTGCGCACCTACGCCATGAAGCTGCTGCTCTCGACCAACGGCCTCGTCAACGACCTGCTGCTCGCGCTCGGCCTGATCGACGCGCCGCTGCGCATGCTGTACACCGAGGGCGCGGTGATCGCCGGTCTGGTGTACATTCTGCTGCCGTTCATGATCCTGCCGCTCTACGCCGTGTTCGAGCAGCTGCGCCGCGACCTGCTCGAGGCCTCCTACGATCTCGGTGCGGGCCACTGGGGGACTTTCGTGCGCGTGGTGCTCCCGCTCACGCTGCCCGGCGTCATCGCCGGCTGTCTGCTGGTGCTGCTGCCGGCGATGGGCATGTTCTTCACCGCCGACGTGCTCGGCGGGGCCAAGAACCTGCTGGTGGGCAACATCATCAAGAACCAGTTTCTCGACGCGCGCGACTGGCCGTTCGGCGCCGCGGCGAGCCTGATGCTGACCATCGTGATGGCGCTGCTGCTATTGGCCTATTACCGCAGCGTGAAACTCATCCGGCGGCGGGGGAGCGATGTGGCGCCGGCTTAG
- a CDS encoding c-type cytochrome, with protein MTTQRPATTAPAGVPSRDEGLALAQKGGCLACHKIDAKLVGPAWQDVSAKYKGNPDAMAKLVQKVKTGGQGNWTEVTGGIPMPPYSPRVSDEDIERLVMFVLSL; from the coding sequence ATGACCACGCAACGCCCCGCCACGACCGCGCCGGCCGGCGTGCCAAGCCGGGACGAGGGTCTGGCCCTGGCGCAGAAGGGCGGTTGTCTCGCCTGCCACAAGATCGATGCGAAGCTGGTCGGTCCCGCCTGGCAGGACGTCAGCGCCAAATACAAGGGCAATCCCGACGCCATGGCCAAGCTGGTGCAGAAGGTGAAGACGGGTGGCCAGGGCAACTGGACCGAGGTGACCGGCGGCATCCCGATGCCGCCCTATTCGCCACGGGTCTCCGACGAGGACATCGAACGCCTGGTGATGTTCGTGCTGTCGCTGTGA
- a CDS encoding LEA type 2 family protein, translated as MGPCRPIGRIIALFALAFGLFACAALAPRLESPRVSLADLQLEQFGVFEQRYRLSLRVQNPNDVELPIAGMEFRLYLNDEEFAHGLSDQRVTLPAFGEALVEVQVTSGITGILGQIQRLGSGELKTFSYRLAGHVKPLHRALKYPFEYRGEIDLGGSGARTQD; from the coding sequence ATGGGCCCATGCCGACCGATAGGACGGATCATCGCGCTGTTCGCGCTGGCGTTCGGCCTGTTCGCCTGCGCCGCCCTGGCGCCGCGGCTGGAGTCGCCGCGTGTCAGCCTGGCGGACCTCCAGCTCGAGCAGTTCGGCGTGTTCGAGCAACGCTACCGCCTCAGCCTGCGCGTGCAGAATCCCAACGACGTCGAGCTGCCGATCGCGGGCATGGAATTCCGTCTGTACCTCAATGACGAGGAATTCGCCCACGGCCTCAGCGACCAGCGCGTGACCCTGCCCGCCTTCGGGGAAGCGCTGGTCGAAGTGCAGGTGACCAGCGGCATCACCGGCATCCTCGGACAGATCCAGCGACTGGGCAGCGGCGAGTTGAAGACCTTCAGCTACCGCCTCGCCGGTCATGTGAAACCCCTGCACCGGGCGCTCAAGTATCCGTTCGAGTATCGGGGAGAGATCGATCTCGGGGGATCGGGAGCCAGGACTCAGGACTGA
- the potA gene encoding spermidine/putrescine ABC transporter ATP-binding protein PotA, translating into MLLQLRGVSKSFGGRQVLAPTDLEIHHGEFITLLGPSGCGKTTILRLIGGFEQPDAGAILLDGVDIVGLPPNERPVNTVFQSYALFPHMNVFDNVAYGLRAERRPREEIAARVHEALAVVQLQELATRRPDQLSGGQQQRVAIARAVVKRPRLLLLDEPLSALDFKLRKQMQYELKRIQRELGITFLFVTHDQEEALSMSDRVVVMREGSIEQVGTPRDVYENPRSLFVARFVGEINVFDAEVEAAREADRLSVRMAGRTVELQARGRRCDPGTRLHVLLRPEDLRLLPPDAGRGIPGQVIERNYKGMTLDSVVRLDTGQEVRASEFFDENDPDFDYRRGEPVRVSWVPGWEKLLPHED; encoded by the coding sequence ATACTGCTGCAACTCCGCGGTGTTTCCAAATCGTTCGGCGGCAGGCAGGTGCTGGCGCCGACTGACCTCGAGATCCACCACGGGGAATTCATCACGCTGCTCGGACCGTCGGGCTGCGGCAAGACCACCATCCTGCGCCTGATCGGCGGCTTCGAGCAGCCCGACGCGGGCGCGATCCTGCTCGACGGCGTCGACATCGTCGGCCTGCCTCCGAACGAGCGCCCGGTCAATACGGTGTTCCAGAGTTACGCGCTGTTCCCCCACATGAACGTGTTCGACAACGTGGCCTACGGCCTGCGCGCCGAGCGGCGCCCGCGCGAGGAGATCGCGGCGCGCGTGCACGAGGCGCTCGCCGTGGTGCAGCTGCAGGAGCTGGCCACGCGCCGGCCGGACCAGCTCTCCGGCGGTCAACAGCAGCGCGTGGCGATCGCGCGCGCGGTGGTGAAGCGGCCGCGTCTGCTGCTGCTCGACGAGCCGCTCAGCGCGCTCGATTTCAAGCTGCGCAAGCAGATGCAGTACGAGCTCAAGCGCATCCAGCGCGAGCTCGGCATCACCTTTCTGTTCGTGACCCACGACCAGGAGGAGGCGCTGTCGATGTCCGATCGCGTGGTGGTGATGCGCGAGGGATCGATCGAGCAGGTCGGCACGCCGCGCGACGTCTACGAGAATCCGCGCAGCCTGTTCGTGGCGCGCTTCGTCGGCGAGATCAACGTCTTCGACGCCGAGGTGGAGGCGGCGCGCGAGGCCGACCGGCTCAGCGTGCGCATGGCGGGGCGCACGGTCGAGCTGCAGGCGCGCGGCAGGCGCTGCGACCCCGGGACGCGGCTGCACGTCCTGCTGCGTCCGGAAGATCTGCGCCTGCTGCCGCCCGACGCCGGGCGCGGCATCCCGGGCCAGGTCATCGAACGCAACTACAAGGGCATGACGCTCGACTCCGTGGTGCGGCTCGATACCGGGCAGGAGGTGCGCGCGAGCGAATTCTTCGACGAAAACGATCCCGATTTCGACTACCGGCGCGGCGAGCCGGTGCGGGTGAGCTGGGTGCCGGGCTGGGAGAAGCTGTTGCCGCATGAAGACTAG
- a CDS encoding DUF3301 domain-containing protein: MLSFAEGFFLALIIGGGWYWYDAMRAKELAREAGRRRCGEVGVTFLDDTVSLTRLRLRRDEDGRMAIWREFQFEFSSDGSARYGGEIVLFGGRVRHIEMEPYRATPPEPRIEAETARERAERRWLH; the protein is encoded by the coding sequence ATGCTGAGTTTCGCGGAAGGGTTTTTCCTGGCCCTGATCATCGGGGGCGGCTGGTACTGGTACGACGCGATGCGCGCGAAGGAGCTCGCGCGCGAGGCGGGCCGACGCCGCTGCGGCGAGGTCGGCGTGACCTTTCTCGATGACACGGTGTCGCTCACGCGCCTGCGCCTGCGCCGTGACGAGGACGGCCGGATGGCGATCTGGCGCGAGTTCCAGTTCGAGTTTTCCAGCGACGGCAGCGCGCGCTACGGCGGCGAGATCGTGCTGTTCGGCGGGCGCGTCCGGCATATCGAGATGGAGCCCTACCGCGCGACACCGCCGGAGCCGCGCATCGAGGCGGAGACCGCCCGCGAGCGCGCCGAGCGCAGATGGCTGCATTAA
- a CDS encoding TPM domain-containing protein, with product MRAWATWAMAAVALLGAAVCAAAPAFPALSGRVVDQADILPAAARAELDEMLAAHERAGSNQVVVVTVDSLQGYAIEDFGYQLGRYWGIGQAARNNGVLLLVAPKEREVRIEVGYGLEGTLTDALAHNIIRGVILPRFRAGDMPGGIVAGARAVLQVIDGAYQPLPEKRGDGQDPAGSFMSLFIFLTIAGEMLARLLRARRVSAGLLGGGAVLIGWLVLGSLLLGLVMGVLVAVFHLMLGAGGGPGSGLPGIGRGGSYPGGRRGGGFGGGFRGGGGSFGGGGASGRW from the coding sequence ATGCGCGCGTGGGCGACATGGGCGATGGCCGCGGTCGCGCTGCTGGGCGCGGCCGTCTGCGCCGCCGCGCCGGCCTTCCCCGCGCTCAGCGGCCGCGTGGTGGACCAGGCGGACATCCTGCCTGCCGCCGCGCGCGCCGAGCTGGACGAGATGCTGGCCGCGCATGAACGCGCCGGCAGCAACCAGGTCGTCGTGGTCACGGTCGATTCGCTGCAGGGCTACGCCATCGAGGACTTCGGTTACCAGCTCGGCCGTTACTGGGGCATCGGCCAGGCGGCGCGCAACAACGGCGTACTGCTGCTCGTCGCGCCGAAGGAGCGCGAGGTGCGCATCGAGGTCGGCTACGGCCTGGAGGGCACGCTCACCGACGCCCTCGCACACAATATCATCCGTGGCGTGATCCTGCCGCGCTTTCGCGCCGGCGACATGCCGGGCGGCATCGTGGCTGGTGCGCGCGCCGTGCTGCAGGTCATCGACGGCGCCTATCAGCCATTGCCCGAGAAACGTGGCGACGGCCAGGACCCCGCCGGCAGTTTCATGTCGCTGTTCATCTTCCTCACCATCGCCGGCGAGATGCTCGCGCGCCTGCTGCGCGCGCGGCGCGTGTCGGCCGGCCTGCTCGGCGGCGGGGCGGTGCTGATCGGCTGGCTGGTGCTGGGGTCGCTGTTGCTCGGTCTGGTCATGGGCGTGCTGGTCGCCGTGTTTCACCTGATGCTCGGCGCCGGCGGCGGGCCGGGCAGCGGCCTGCCGGGCATCGGGCGCGGCGGTTCGTATCCGGGCGGACGTCGCGGCGGCGGCTTCGGCGGCGGATTCCGCGGGGGCGGCGGCAGCTTTGGCGGCGGCGGGGCCTCGGGGCGGTGGTAA
- a CDS encoding efflux RND transporter periplasmic adaptor subunit: protein MNDQNLLEQLRLDPGQRDGRGRMNRRYWIAAGVIALAVLGGIAALMLAPRPVPVETVTTQSPAALAGGVAVLDATGYVTARREATVSFKITGKLADVLIEEGDAVARDQILARLDDVDERTQVGLAQARLRAVQAQLGQLEAEADQAARDLQRQRELKARDLTPQQALEDARTRVASLDAQLAAQRGQVEVARAELQVAQVNLDNTVVHAPFAGVVVAVPAQPGEIVSPISAGGGFTRTGIATIVDMDSLEIEVDVNEAFINRVRPGQPVAAALDAYPDWRIPARVIAIIPTADRSKATVKVRVALEEKDTRIVPDMGVRVTFLQEGGADAAPSGVLVPAAAIARRDGASVVFVLDGERVRRLEITPGQAYGDRVLVANGLSVDQVLVRDPPAALADGMRVKVGPGG from the coding sequence ATGAATGATCAGAATCTGCTGGAACAACTGCGCCTGGATCCCGGGCAGCGCGACGGCCGCGGTCGGATGAATCGCCGTTACTGGATCGCGGCCGGCGTCATCGCGCTGGCGGTGCTGGGCGGCATCGCGGCGCTGATGCTGGCCCCGCGTCCCGTGCCGGTCGAGACCGTGACGACGCAGTCGCCCGCCGCGCTCGCGGGCGGCGTCGCGGTGCTGGACGCCACCGGATACGTGACGGCGCGGCGCGAGGCGACCGTATCCTTCAAGATCACCGGCAAGCTCGCCGACGTCCTGATCGAGGAGGGCGACGCGGTGGCGCGGGATCAGATACTGGCGCGGCTCGACGATGTCGACGAGCGCACCCAGGTGGGCCTGGCGCAGGCGCGACTGCGCGCGGTCCAGGCCCAGCTCGGACAGCTCGAGGCCGAGGCCGACCAGGCCGCGCGCGACCTGCAACGCCAGCGGGAACTCAAGGCGCGCGATCTGACGCCGCAGCAGGCGCTGGAGGACGCGCGCACGCGCGTCGCCTCGCTCGATGCCCAGCTCGCCGCCCAGCGCGGCCAGGTGGAGGTCGCCCGTGCCGAGTTGCAGGTCGCACAGGTCAATCTCGACAACACCGTGGTTCACGCGCCCTTCGCCGGCGTCGTGGTCGCGGTCCCGGCCCAGCCCGGCGAAATCGTCTCGCCGATCTCCGCCGGCGGCGGTTTCACCCGCACCGGCATCGCCACCATCGTCGACATGGACTCGCTCGAGATCGAGGTCGACGTGAACGAGGCCTTCATCAACCGCGTGCGTCCCGGCCAGCCGGTCGCGGCGGCGCTGGACGCCTATCCCGACTGGCGCATCCCGGCGCGGGTGATCGCCATCATTCCGACCGCGGACCGCAGCAAGGCGACCGTGAAGGTGCGTGTCGCACTGGAGGAGAAGGACACGCGCATCGTCCCCGATATGGGCGTGCGGGTGACGTTCCTGCAGGAAGGCGGCGCCGACGCCGCGCCGTCCGGCGTGCTGGTCCCGGCCGCGGCGATCGCGCGGCGCGACGGCGCCAGCGTGGTATTCGTGCTCGACGGCGAGCGGGTGCGGCGACTGGAGATTACGCCGGGCCAGGCCTACGGCGACAGGGTGCTGGTCGCGAATGGCCTGAGCGTCGACCAGGTCCTGGTACGCGACCCGCCGGCGGCGCTCGCCGACGGCATGCGGGTCAAGGTCGGGCCGGGCGGCTGA
- a CDS encoding TPM domain-containing protein, with protein MVFLSERDRREIAQAIAAAEARTSGELVAVVARAADHYLYIPLLWAALVALTLPGPLLLFGDLRADAVYAVQVIVFLVLALVFNLTPLKMRLIPRAVQQARAHRLALAQFVEQNLHATAGRSGVLIFVSVAERHVEILADRGIDARVPAGTWERVVAEFTARLRTGQVGEGFVQAVNSCGELLAGHFPAAPGDRNELPDRLIEL; from the coding sequence ATGGTCTTCCTGAGCGAGCGCGACCGGCGGGAGATCGCGCAGGCGATCGCTGCCGCCGAGGCGCGTACCTCCGGCGAGCTGGTCGCCGTGGTGGCGCGCGCCGCCGATCATTATCTGTATATCCCGCTGCTGTGGGCGGCGCTGGTCGCGCTGACGCTCCCGGGTCCACTGTTGCTGTTCGGCGATCTGCGCGCGGACGCGGTCTACGCGGTCCAGGTCATCGTGTTCCTGGTGCTGGCCCTGGTGTTCAATCTGACGCCGTTGAAGATGCGCCTGATCCCGCGCGCGGTGCAACAGGCGCGCGCGCACCGGCTGGCGCTGGCGCAGTTCGTCGAGCAGAACCTGCACGCGACGGCCGGCCGGTCCGGCGTGCTGATCTTCGTCAGCGTCGCGGAGCGCCACGTCGAGATCCTCGCCGATCGCGGCATCGACGCGCGCGTGCCGGCGGGGACCTGGGAGCGCGTGGTGGCGGAGTTCACCGCGCGGCTGCGGACGGGCCAGGTGGGGGAGGGTTTCGTGCAGGCTGTGAACAGCTGCGGTGAGCTGCTGGCCGGGCACTTTCCCGCGGCGCCGGGTGATCGCAACGAACTGCCGGACCGGCTGATCGAACTCTGA